A stretch of DNA from Microlunatus sp. Gsoil 973:
GGCCACCTCCGGATCCGACAGTGCTGCCTGCAGGGTGTCCGTCACCTCACGCAGGGTGGCCTCCGACGGCCGGTGCCCGCGTGATTCGGCGAGCCGGCCGCCACGTTTGACCAGAGCAGAGATCGCCGAATTGCGTTGCCGGGACAGCTGTCGAAGATCATTTCCGGAGAGCCGTTGCTGGGCCTCGGCAAGGGCCGTACCGAGATCGAGAAGCGCACCGACCTCGTCCGTGGCCTGGAATGACAAGAGGTTGACGACCCACGCCGATCGGGTCGGCCGGCGGAGGGCGGTGATCTCTTTGGCAAGATCGCGATCACCCGCCGCACGTGCCTCGGCAGCCCTGGCCTTGCGGATCGCGACGAAGTCCTCGGGCGAACCGTCGTACAACTCGCGGGCGACTGCGTCGAGGTCCATGGGCCCCATTGTCACCGATCGCCGGACGACATCCCGGACGTCGGGTGGTCAAGCCGGGTACGACTGCTGCATCCGTACGGCCTCGGCCAGCCGTTCCTGGTCCTGGCCGGCCGGATCGGTGAGGTAGGCGACCAGGGTCCGGTCCTGGTCGACTGCATAAAGCTTCACCGGTTCCAGCTCGATCCTGCCGATCAACGGATGGTGCAACTGTTGCCGGGACGGGCTGAAACCTTCGAGGTCCCGGCGCTCCCACAACTCGTCGAACTCCACCGACATCCGCCGCAGTCTGTCGACCAACCGGGTGAACCGTCCGCCGGACAACAGATCCGAAGCCTGGGAACGGAACAGCGCCACCATATGCGCCGCATCCTCGTCCCAGTTGATCACCAGCTTGCGGGCCCGCGGCGCGGTGAAGGTGTACCAGAGCATGTTGCGCTGATCGCCGTGGAACTCCGAGAAGTCTCCGAACATCGCAGCATGCGCACGGTTCCAGGCCAGCACATCGAAACGATGATTGGTGATCATCGCGGGGCACGGGTCGAGTTGTTCCAGCAGCAGACGGTAGCCGGCCTGGACGTCGCCGGACTGTTCCGGGTCCCGGACCGGCGGCAGCTGCCCGGCCAGCCGGAAAAGGTGTGCCGTCTCCGGCTCGTCCAGGTCCAGAGCCCGCGCCAGGCTGCTGAGCACCTGCTCCGACGGCCGGATGTCCCGCGCCTGTTCCAGCCAGGTGTACCAGGTGACGCTCACCCCGGCCAGTGCGGCGACGTCTTCGCGGCGCAGTCCCGGCGTCCGCCGCCGACCGGTGACCAGCCCGACCTCTTCGGGAGACCGGCGCCGGCGCCGGGTACGCAGGAACGCCGCAAGTTCCTCGCGTTCGGCGTCTCGGCTCACCCCGCCAGCCTAGGACGCCCGATCGCGTCGGTGGGCGCTCCTGGGTGGTGCCGGAACTACCAGGTCCGCGACTGCTCGCAGCAACACCGTCTGGCAGCAGGCCGTGCGAGGACCAATCGTTGTTGGCGTCACAACGGCTCGAACGAAAGGAAGCACAACCATGGAACTGCAAGGACGACATGTCATCGTTATCGGCGGAAGCACCGGCATCGGGCGGGCGGTGACCGACGACGTGATCGCCGCAGGCGGCATCGCAACCGTCGGCAGCCGGTCGCGAGAGAAACTGGAGAAGGTACGCGCCGATCACGGTGACCGCGTCAAGATCAACACCGTCGACGTCACCGACGAGGACTCGGTGCGCGACTTCTTCGCCGCAGCCGACGACGCCGACCACCTGGTGATCTGCCCCGGTGACATGGCCGTCGGATCGGTGACCGAGGTGACCCGCGAAGCGATCGACGCCAGCCTCGGCACCAAGATCGTCGGCCAGCTCTGGTGCGTCCGGCACGCGCTGCCCCGGCTGGCCGGACCCGGATCGATCACCCTGATCGCCGGTGGCGCCGGATTTCGTGCCATGGCCGGCATGCCGATCACCTCGGCCGCCAATGCCGGCATCGGCGGACTCGGCCAGAGTCTGGCGTTGGAACTCAAACCCCGGCGGGTGAACGTCATCGTCGCCGGTGTCGTCGACACGCCGCTGTGGGACTTCCTCCCCGATCCAGCACGTCAGGATCTTTACACCGGTGCAGCCGCACAGGCGCCCGTCGGGAGGATCGGGCAACCTTCCGACATCAGCTCCACCGTCCTGCACGTCATGGCCAATGACTTCATCGACGGGGCAGTGATCCCGGTCGACGGCGGGGCGCTGATCAGCTAGCGACGCCCGGCCGCGCGCCAGGTCCTTCCGTACCCCGGTTGCCTCCGTCCGTACGCAGGGCTGCTCCCCGCCGTACGTGCGGTTCGTCCTCGCCGTGCGTGGCGGTTCGTCCTCGCCGTGCCCCGTTGCTCCAGTCCGTATGCTCGGTTGGTCCCGTCCCGTACCCACCGGTCGGTCCCGCCGCAAGGTCAAAGTTCGACGGTGGGGTTGTCGCCGTCGGCGTGTCGGAGCCGTTGGGTCAACCCTTGATCTTCGGTGTTGGGGGACGGGGTCTCCTCTTCGTACGAAGGTCAAAGTTCGACCGTGGGGTTGACGCCGTCGGCGTGTCGGAGCCGTTGGGTCAACCCTTGATCTTCGGGGTTGGGGTCGGCCGAGTCTCCTCTTCGTACGAAGGTCAAAGTTCGACCGTCGGGTTGTCGGCGTCGGCGTGTCGGAGCCGTTGGGTCAAACCTTGATCTTCGAGGTTGGGGGGCGGGCCGAGTCTCCTCTTCGTACGAAGGTCAAAGTTCGACCGTGGGGTTTTCGGCGTCGGCGTGTCGGAGCCGCTGGGTCAAACTTTGATCTTCGGGGATGACCGGTGGGTGATCTTCGGGGATGGCGGGTGCGTGACCGTCGGGGTTGAGGGCACTGGGCTCATCGACCCCGTCCGGGACGTACTTGACCAGGGCGCAGTTCTTCTTGATCAGCTCGCTGCGTACCCGATCTCCGGTACGCCGGTCGATGACGTCCCGCCAGATCTGGTTTCGCCGGAACCAGTCGCCCTCGCGCTCGATGAAGTCCTCGTTCCTGGCGTACACCGAGTAGGAGTACGGCACAGGCCGGTCGGCACGGATCTCACCTTCCAGATACCGCTCGCCGACGTGCACGCGGACCTGGAAGGTGGCATCGGTGTCGTTGCGGAAGCGCAGGTCGACGTAGTTGTAGTAGACCGCACAGCCAACGCCCCAGGGCAACACCCTCCCGTTGTCGGGAAACGGGTCGAAGGAGTGTTCGGAGCGCTCGGTGACCGTCAGCGGGCTGTGCAGCACCATCCAGTGCAGCAGGTTCGCCAGCTGGCAGATCCCTCCGCCCGGGCCCGCCTTCGCCTCGCCGTTGTCCAACAGCATGCCGTCCAGGTAGCCCTTGCGGCGACTCGCCCGGCCGACCAGCCGACAGAAGGAGAACTCCTCGCCCGGCTTGATCAGGATGCCGTCGATCCGGGTTGCGGCCAGCTCGAGATTGCGGACCTTGTTGTGCTGCATCCACATCTCGGAGTTGCCCAGCGTTCGCAGCAACAGCGATTTGTGCTGCTTGATCCTGACCGGGAGGTCATCGGTCGCCCGGTCGGTCGCCCAGCAGACGCCGGAGCGCAGCCAATGCCAACTCCTGCGCAGCCGCAGCAGCTCGACGGCGAGCGGATACAGCGCCGGGACCCGTTCGGTCAGCCGTCTGTGTCGGACCCGCAGGGCAGGCGGGATGTCGACGGGCGCCTCGGACGGGTCATCGGCGCGCGCCGCGGTTTCGATGGTCATGGTTCCCCCTTCTGCGAATGAGAAGGTAGCGAGCCGGCGGGTCCCGTGGGGTGACCGACAAAGCCAAGTCAAGAGTTTGCCCGGGACGTGATGCGCCCGAGTGGCTGCTGTGAGGAGAGGGACGCCGCACCGCCGACCCGGAGCGCCGGGCGGAGCCCTCTACAGTGAAGTCATGCCACTGACGGGTGAATATGTTCCCAGCCCGGTGAAGAGAACCCGGGACCAGGTCGAACTGTACGAACGCACCGGAGGCCGTGAAGGCTACCTCCTCGAAGGCACCGAATGGCCGGTGGTGATCTTCACCACCCGCGGCAACAGGTCCGGCAAGCTGCACAAGTTCCCGCTGATGCGTGTCGAGCACGACGGCAGGTACGCCATGGTGGCGTCCATGGGCGGGGCGCCGAAACACCCGCTCTGGTACCACAACCTGAAGGCCGATCCGGACGCCGTCACCGTGCAGGACGGGGAGAAGATCATCGACGGTCACGCCCGGGAACTGACCGGCGAGGAGCGGGAGACCTGGTGGCGACGGGCGGTCGATGCCTATCCTCCGTACGCCGAATACCAGACCCGCACCGACCGGCTGATCCCGGTCTTCCTGGTCGAACCGAGGTAACCGGGCATCGGTGATCCCCGGACGTCTGCGGCGGGGGTGTTGTAGTTAGATTGGCGCCATGACCAATGGCGTACGCAAAGTGGCGGTGCTCGGCGCGGGCATGATCGGCGAAGTACACCGGCGGGCGGCTGTCCTGGCCGGTGCCGAGGTGGTCGGGGTGATGGCGTCGACTCCGGAGCGGTCCCAGGAGGTCGCCGCGCAGTGGGGCGTTGCGAAGGCGTACGGGACCATCGACGAGGTGGTCGCCGATGATCTTGATGTGGTGCACATCTGCACTCCCAACGCCTCCCATGTGCCCTATGCGGTGGCCGCCCTCGAGGCCGGCAAGCATGTCGTCTGTGAGAAGCCGCTGGGCGTCAGCCTGGCCGACGCCCAGCACGCCGCCGAGGTGGCCGAACGCACCGGGTTGATCAACACCATGCCCTTCGCCTACCGCTTCCATCCGATGGCCCGCGAGATGCGTGCTCGCGTGCAGGACGGCGGATTCGGGGCGCCCAACCTGATCCACGGCAGCTATCTGCAGGACTGGCTGCTCGACCCGCGAGCCAGCAGCTGGCGGGTCGATCCGCAGGCCGGTGGCCCGTCGCGCGCCTTCGGCGACATCGGCTCACACTGGTGCGACCTTGCCGAGTGGGTCACCGCCGAACGGATCACCGAGGTCGTCGCCGACACCTCGATCGCCATCAAGCAGCGTCCCGCCGCGACCGCTGCATCGTTCAGTGCGGCACCGACCGATGCGCCGCTGGCCGACGTCACCACCGAGGACAGCGCGCTGATCCTGTTCCGCACCGATCGGGGCACCTCGGGATCGGCAGTGATCAGCCAACTCGCGGCCGGCCGCAAGAACCGACTGTGGTTGGAGGTGGACGGCGCGTCCCACAGCGCCGTCTTCGACCAGGAACATGCCGAGGAACTCTGGATCGGCGGCGAGGACCAATCCCTGCTGCTGGTCCGCGACCCGAATCACGGTGCGAGCGAACAGCGCAGGCTCTCCCACCTGCCGGCCGGTCACGCCCAGGGCTATGCGCAGTGCTTCGAGAACTTCGTCGCCGACACCTACGCCGCCATCGACGGCGAGGCGCCCGAGGGGCTGCCGACCTTCGCCGACGGCCTCCGGGCAGCGCAGATCTGCGATGCCATGCTGCGTTCGG
This window harbors:
- a CDS encoding nitroreductase family deazaflavin-dependent oxidoreductase, producing the protein MPLTGEYVPSPVKRTRDQVELYERTGGREGYLLEGTEWPVVIFTTRGNRSGKLHKFPLMRVEHDGRYAMVASMGGAPKHPLWYHNLKADPDAVTVQDGEKIIDGHARELTGEERETWWRRAVDAYPPYAEYQTRTDRLIPVFLVEPR
- a CDS encoding SDR family oxidoreductase; the protein is MELQGRHVIVIGGSTGIGRAVTDDVIAAGGIATVGSRSREKLEKVRADHGDRVKINTVDVTDEDSVRDFFAAADDADHLVICPGDMAVGSVTEVTREAIDASLGTKIVGQLWCVRHALPRLAGPGSITLIAGGAGFRAMAGMPITSAANAGIGGLGQSLALELKPRRVNVIVAGVVDTPLWDFLPDPARQDLYTGAAAQAPVGRIGQPSDISSTVLHVMANDFIDGAVIPVDGGALIS
- a CDS encoding Gfo/Idh/MocA family protein — protein: MTNGVRKVAVLGAGMIGEVHRRAAVLAGAEVVGVMASTPERSQEVAAQWGVAKAYGTIDEVVADDLDVVHICTPNASHVPYAVAALEAGKHVVCEKPLGVSLADAQHAAEVAERTGLINTMPFAYRFHPMAREMRARVQDGGFGAPNLIHGSYLQDWLLDPRASSWRVDPQAGGPSRAFGDIGSHWCDLAEWVTAERITEVVADTSIAIKQRPAATAASFSAAPTDAPLADVTTEDSALILFRTDRGTSGSAVISQLAAGRKNRLWLEVDGASHSAVFDQEHAEELWIGGEDQSLLLVRDPNHGASEQRRLSHLPAGHAQGYAQCFENFVADTYAAIDGEAPEGLPTFADGLRAAQICDAMLRSAESRKWETV
- a CDS encoding VanW family protein yields the protein MTIETAARADDPSEAPVDIPPALRVRHRRLTERVPALYPLAVELLRLRRSWHWLRSGVCWATDRATDDLPVRIKQHKSLLLRTLGNSEMWMQHNKVRNLELAATRIDGILIKPGEEFSFCRLVGRASRRKGYLDGMLLDNGEAKAGPGGGICQLANLLHWMVLHSPLTVTERSEHSFDPFPDNGRVLPWGVGCAVYYNYVDLRFRNDTDATFQVRVHVGERYLEGEIRADRPVPYSYSVYARNEDFIEREGDWFRRNQIWRDVIDRRTGDRVRSELIKKNCALVKYVPDGVDEPSALNPDGHAPAIPEDHPPVIPEDQSLTQRLRHADAENPTVEL
- a CDS encoding helix-turn-helix transcriptional regulator, producing MSRDAEREELAAFLRTRRRRRSPEEVGLVTGRRRTPGLRREDVAALAGVSVTWYTWLEQARDIRPSEQVLSSLARALDLDEPETAHLFRLAGQLPPVRDPEQSGDVQAGYRLLLEQLDPCPAMITNHRFDVLAWNRAHAAMFGDFSEFHGDQRNMLWYTFTAPRARKLVINWDEDAAHMVALFRSQASDLLSGGRFTRLVDRLRRMSVEFDELWERRDLEGFSPSRQQLHHPLIGRIELEPVKLYAVDQDRTLVAYLTDPAGQDQERLAEAVRMQQSYPA